A stretch of Planctomycetaceae bacterium DNA encodes these proteins:
- a CDS encoding DUF1501 domain-containing protein, whose protein sequence is MHSFMTRRQFARYAGLSLLGASGSGWLSQLAAATSVGVAKPRRSCILLWMSGGPSQMETFDPKPGNENGGPTKSIETAVSGIRIAENLPKVAQHMKSLAPIRSMSTREGDHQRATYYMRTGYLPQGPVQYPAMGAFLGKELRQQECDLPSYVSISPFRAFSPLAYGPGFLGPAWSPLVVAAQQERASQSDQPPGDGTAPSMNEVSFEVQNLKVPEAVSSAQVDARLSLLAGMEHRFLSARPDNPGVSHLQSYDQAVRMMKSSAVGAFDLSQEDESLRDAYGRNAFGQGCLLARRLIEHQVSFVEVTLNGLDANPGAGWDTHADNFDSVKALCEILDPAWATLMSDLEQRGLLESTLVVWMGEFGRTPKINENTGRDHWPGSWSTVLGGGGIRGGQVYGATSEDGMEITQTPVSVPNLMATICSALGLDPASTNLSNIGRPIPLADHEATTIRELIAGD, encoded by the coding sequence ATGCATTCGTTCATGACGAGACGCCAGTTTGCTCGATACGCAGGCCTGTCGCTTCTGGGCGCATCCGGATCCGGGTGGTTGAGCCAGTTGGCTGCGGCGACTTCAGTCGGTGTGGCAAAACCTCGTCGATCGTGCATCCTGCTGTGGATGTCGGGAGGACCCAGCCAGATGGAAACCTTTGATCCGAAACCAGGGAACGAAAATGGAGGTCCGACCAAGAGTATTGAAACGGCAGTGAGCGGGATTCGGATAGCAGAGAACCTGCCAAAGGTCGCACAGCATATGAAGTCGCTCGCCCCGATCCGGTCCATGTCGACTCGGGAAGGCGACCACCAGCGCGCAACCTACTACATGCGAACGGGTTATTTGCCGCAGGGGCCCGTTCAGTATCCGGCGATGGGTGCGTTTCTGGGAAAGGAACTTCGGCAACAGGAATGCGATCTGCCGTCCTACGTCAGCATTAGCCCCTTTCGAGCGTTCAGTCCGCTGGCCTATGGCCCGGGCTTTCTTGGCCCTGCCTGGTCTCCGCTTGTTGTTGCAGCTCAGCAGGAACGTGCGAGCCAGTCAGATCAGCCACCCGGCGATGGCACCGCGCCGTCAATGAATGAAGTCTCATTTGAAGTACAGAATCTGAAGGTCCCGGAGGCTGTGTCATCAGCGCAGGTCGACGCCCGGTTAAGTCTGCTGGCAGGAATGGAACATCGATTCCTGTCGGCCCGACCGGACAATCCGGGCGTCAGCCATCTGCAGTCGTACGATCAGGCGGTTCGTATGATGAAATCCAGTGCCGTAGGAGCTTTCGATCTCAGCCAGGAGGATGAGTCTCTGCGGGACGCCTATGGTCGCAACGCATTTGGTCAGGGCTGCCTGCTGGCGCGGCGATTGATCGAACATCAGGTCTCTTTTGTCGAAGTCACATTAAACGGGCTTGATGCAAATCCAGGAGCAGGCTGGGACACGCATGCTGACAATTTTGATTCTGTAAAAGCCTTGTGTGAGATTCTTGACCCGGCCTGGGCGACCCTGATGAGCGATCTCGAACAACGAGGACTGCTCGAATCGACTTTGGTGGTTTGGATGGGAGAATTTGGACGCACACCTAAAATCAACGAGAACACCGGCCGGGATCACTGGCCGGGAAGTTGGTCCACCGTGCTTGGTGGCGGCGGCATCCGGGGTGGTCAGGTTTACGGTGCGACAAGCGAAGATGGCATGGAGATTACACAGACTCCAGTGTCTGTGCCCAACCTGATGGCCACGATTTGCTCCGCTCTGGGGCTGGACCCGGCGTCCACAAATCTCAGTAATATTGGTCGACCTATTCCGCTGGCCGATCATGAGGCAACGACAATCAGAGAACTGATCGCCGGCGATTAG
- a CDS encoding VWA domain-containing protein: protein MKTWQRILRRIVPPARRPVGWYSAIPLVVFAALFAIIGLSIIPAVFRGLTSFARRGSEPGALAGFLDWTRPVWGAVPDLEYGRPWAFILVVVTPWIWWMQAAGHSGLPAIRGGFASFCRLMICGLLILVLAEPRTVRTSDVVSVVYTVDVSDSVNEARNQAMETVAATAEQKPVTDQAGLVVFGRTAAVEYPPRESFPFQKFINSRVSQDATNLEQSLALSAAMLPEENNGRIVLISDGTETIGQLKDVVDDLQSRNVEVNVIPIEYDYQHEVLLERLDLPRFVRLGETYEASVVLTSLANGKGTLVLAQGEEVLDRREVEFGPGKSRHTFPIKVETPGYYEYEARIEVPAAFDNRSENNVVRNYLFIDGPGRILLVTDPQGNPQEWSSMQKALQQGERQVEVCNAMEFPVDPLSLMPYDAVVFADVAADSLTNIQMQSLHDAIRNLGVGFLMVGGPNSFGPGGYQGSVIEDALPISMEISNKKILPKGALAIILHTCEFPAGNSWAKRITKRAIQVLNAEDLVGALAYGMSGEEWIFEMTKASEYGELSRKINAASIGDMPDFAATMQMGLKGLVDSDAASRHMIIISDGDASPPSDKLIKQFIDNQVTVSTVAVFPHNGDTRTLEMIAGVTGGRFYYPSDPNQLPSIFVKEAKTLRRSQIQKRTFVPELENVDPMVRDIGVPPELHGYVLTSPKDDPRATVILSAPSSDKDAAITDGESDPILAVWRYGLGVTAAFTSDMTTRWGDDWLKWDQFQQMVNQMITRVGRVKREQFLRVYTYVNGNEGVVVVEDFHPEESLLDVTVSVTGPNNFDTTQSVRQIAPRRYQTSMELKGEGRYQVQISAVGTDRKETAYAGFIVSYSPEYLRFRANPIVLREIAERTGGEELVVDENVEELANRIFGERKPKRSSRPVFDWFLMALACMVPLDVAIRRVQIDIMWIARLFRRSRKESTATLGQLLQKTGEVRSSLAGRKDEGSRPRPAQPERPMMPRPSMPRPTAAQKPSEANTGTGSQPKPDQNSSAPAGDDGSTTSRLLAMKKKRDQEGK from the coding sequence GTGAAGACCTGGCAACGAATTCTGCGGCGCATAGTTCCTCCAGCCCGGCGGCCGGTCGGGTGGTATTCGGCGATACCTCTGGTCGTTTTCGCGGCGCTGTTTGCCATTATCGGCCTGTCGATCATTCCCGCAGTTTTCCGAGGCTTAACATCTTTTGCCCGCCGGGGATCAGAACCCGGAGCGCTTGCTGGGTTTCTGGACTGGACGCGCCCAGTCTGGGGAGCCGTTCCTGATCTGGAATATGGTCGACCCTGGGCCTTTATACTGGTGGTCGTAACACCCTGGATCTGGTGGATGCAGGCGGCCGGTCATTCGGGATTACCGGCCATTCGTGGCGGGTTTGCATCCTTTTGTCGGTTGATGATTTGTGGTCTTCTGATTCTGGTGCTGGCCGAACCACGGACAGTGCGAACAAGTGACGTCGTATCGGTGGTGTACACAGTTGATGTCTCGGATTCCGTGAATGAAGCCAGGAATCAGGCGATGGAGACGGTGGCGGCAACAGCCGAGCAGAAGCCCGTCACCGATCAGGCCGGTTTGGTGGTGTTCGGGCGAACGGCAGCAGTCGAGTATCCTCCCCGAGAGTCGTTTCCGTTTCAGAAGTTCATCAATTCACGCGTCAGTCAGGATGCGACCAATCTGGAACAATCACTGGCCCTGAGCGCGGCGATGCTTCCGGAAGAAAACAACGGCCGCATCGTATTGATCAGCGACGGGACGGAAACGATCGGACAGCTGAAAGACGTGGTCGATGACCTGCAGTCACGCAACGTCGAAGTGAATGTGATACCCATAGAATATGACTACCAGCACGAAGTACTTCTGGAGCGACTGGATTTACCTCGATTTGTTCGACTGGGAGAAACGTATGAAGCGTCGGTGGTCCTGACCTCCCTGGCCAATGGAAAAGGCACGCTGGTGCTGGCACAGGGCGAAGAAGTTCTGGATCGCCGCGAAGTCGAATTCGGTCCGGGAAAAAGCAGGCATACTTTTCCGATTAAGGTCGAGACGCCCGGGTACTACGAGTACGAAGCAAGAATCGAAGTCCCCGCGGCCTTTGATAATCGTTCCGAAAACAATGTTGTCCGCAACTACCTTTTTATCGATGGTCCGGGTCGGATATTGCTGGTGACGGATCCTCAGGGCAACCCGCAGGAATGGTCGTCAATGCAAAAAGCTCTGCAGCAGGGCGAACGGCAGGTCGAAGTCTGCAATGCCATGGAATTTCCCGTGGATCCACTGTCTCTGATGCCATACGACGCCGTGGTATTCGCGGACGTTGCGGCTGATTCTCTCACAAACATTCAAATGCAGTCACTTCACGACGCGATCCGGAATCTCGGCGTCGGGTTCCTGATGGTGGGTGGGCCAAACAGTTTCGGCCCGGGTGGTTATCAGGGATCGGTCATAGAAGATGCTCTGCCGATTTCGATGGAGATCAGTAACAAGAAAATCCTGCCCAAAGGCGCGCTGGCCATCATCCTTCATACCTGTGAGTTTCCTGCCGGAAACAGTTGGGCAAAACGAATAACGAAGCGGGCCATTCAGGTCCTGAATGCGGAAGATCTCGTAGGCGCGCTGGCGTACGGCATGTCGGGTGAGGAATGGATCTTCGAGATGACCAAGGCCAGCGAATATGGTGAATTGTCTCGAAAAATCAATGCCGCCAGCATAGGCGACATGCCCGACTTTGCGGCAACGATGCAAATGGGATTGAAGGGACTGGTCGACAGCGACGCTGCCAGCCGCCACATGATCATTATTTCTGACGGTGACGCCAGTCCACCCAGCGATAAGCTCATCAAACAGTTCATCGACAATCAGGTCACCGTTTCGACCGTCGCTGTGTTTCCACACAACGGAGACACGCGAACGCTGGAAATGATCGCCGGCGTCACAGGAGGGCGATTCTACTATCCGTCAGACCCGAATCAGTTGCCATCAATCTTTGTCAAAGAAGCCAAGACTCTTCGACGGAGTCAGATTCAGAAGCGGACATTTGTGCCGGAGCTGGAGAACGTCGATCCAATGGTTCGGGATATTGGCGTGCCGCCGGAATTGCATGGATATGTCCTGACATCACCGAAGGATGACCCGCGAGCCACCGTCATTCTTTCCGCACCATCCTCCGACAAAGATGCTGCCATCACAGACGGAGAAAGTGATCCCATTCTTGCTGTGTGGCGATATGGATTGGGCGTCACGGCAGCTTTTACCTCGGATATGACGACACGCTGGGGTGATGACTGGCTGAAATGGGATCAGTTTCAGCAAATGGTTAATCAGATGATTACCCGCGTGGGTCGAGTCAAACGGGAACAGTTTCTTCGAGTCTACACCTACGTCAACGGCAACGAAGGGGTCGTTGTTGTGGAGGATTTTCATCCGGAAGAGAGTCTGCTGGATGTCACCGTCAGTGTTACGGGACCCAACAATTTTGACACCACCCAAAGCGTACGTCAGATAGCACCTCGACGTTATCAGACATCCATGGAACTGAAGGGTGAAGGTCGATACCAGGTACAAATCAGTGCAGTGGGGACCGATCGAAAAGAAACCGCTTACGCCGGGTTTATCGTGTCGTACTCACCGGAATATCTCCGTTTTCGGGCAAACCCTATTGTCCTCCGTGAAATCGCAGAACGAACCGGCGGCGAAGAACTGGTGGTGGATGAGAATGTCGAAGAACTGGCAAACAGGATCTTTGGCGAACGAAAACCCAAGCGCAGCAGCCGACCCGTATTTGACTGGTTCCTGATGGCATTGGCATGCATGGTGCCACTGGATGTCGCAATCAGGCGTGTTCAGATTGATATCATGTGGATCGCGAGGCTGTTCAGACGCAGCAGGAAGGAGTCGACCGCGACACTGGGCCAGTTACTGCAAAAGACGGGCGAAGTACGATCCAGCCTGGCAGGCAGAAAAGACGAAGGATCACGTCCGCGTCCGGCCCAGCCAGAACGACCCATGATGCCGCGACCCAGCATGCCCAGGCCGACAGCTGCCCAAAAGCCGTCCGAAGCGAACACAGGAACAGGATCACAGCCAAAGCCGGATCAAAACTCGTCTGCACCGGCGGGCGATGATGGCAGCACGACTTCGCGGTTGCTGGCAATGAAGAAAAAACGCGATCAGGAAGGGAAGTAG